In Paroedura picta isolate Pp20150507F chromosome 1, Ppicta_v3.0, whole genome shotgun sequence, the following are encoded in one genomic region:
- the PTK7 gene encoding inactive tyrosine-protein kinase 7 isoform X1, whose translation MAAEMARAVRVLLILAVGARAKIIFTKEPYSQDALHGRSAILRCEVEQPSDIEFEWLQNGFPVQDTERRFKEGSSLQITSVDRQQDGGNFQCVARNVVTGEEARTTNASFNIKWIETGEVVLRSPATMEDIQSSTSVTLRCHIDGHPRPTSQWFRDGTLIVNDHNNYSVISKERTLILRSAGPDDNGVYYCCARNTVGSVCSNNNFTLSITDESFPRPVILPENQIVSKNEEVMFHCQFTAVPPPTQEWLFDGKIISNMSRTVVLSNGSLLIPQVKPRNIGIYKCVGRGQRGKPVTLEATLQLAEIHDMVSLEPKTFIDNTEQRVICYAPRGVPEPHIWWEKDGVRVPTTGRVRQEAEELIFEGITEKDAGIYTCHAANKAGEKKQDQIITVATKPTWVIKPKDVQLEEGKPAYLHCLSKASLKPSINWYRNGIPISEDSRFDIAENGTLRINNVDVYDGTTYKCVSSTPAGSIEAQVRVHVLENLKFTPPPQPQRCVEFDKEVTVSCSATGLEQPTIRWIKSVFVSFKVKPDDTTVYQGHTAMFQCQAEGDPAPQIQWKGKNRILEPEKLLPRIQIMPNGSLIIYDVTTEDSGKYTCIAGNSCNIKDHDAFLYVVDKPIAERGDAPNNHTPYKMIQTIGLSVGAAVAYIIIVLGLMFYCKKRRKAKRLKKQPEGEEPEMECLNGGTLLQNGQTTAEIQEEVALTNLGSSSSASKRHSASDKMHFPRSSLQTITNLGKGEFGEVFLAKAKGIEDSEAEVLVLVKSLQTRDEQLQLDFRREFEMFGKLNHSNVVRLLGLCRETEPHYMILEYVDLGDLKQFLRISRSKDEKLKSQPISTKQKVSFCCQVALGMEHLSNSRFVHKDLAARNCLVSAQRQVKVSSLSLSKDVYNSEYYHYHQAWIPLRWMPPEAVLEDEFSTKSDIWSFGVVMWEIFTLGEMPYSKLADEEVLAGLQTGKMKLPHPEGCPSKIYKVMQRCWASSPKDRPSFSEIANMLGESPSESKA comes from the exons tttcaaggaaggaagcagcctACAGATCACATCTGTTGATAGGCAGCAAGATGGTGGAAACTTCCAGTGCGTGGCCCGGAATGTAGTGACTGGAGAAGAAGCTCGCACAACAAATGCATCCTTCAATATAAAGT GGATTGAAACAGGAGAAGTTGTTTTGAGGAGCCCAGCCACAATGGAGGATATACAGAGTTCTACCTCAGTGACATTGCGCTGCCATATTGATGGGCATCCACG CCCAACAAGTCAGTGGTTTCGAGATGGCACCTTGATTGTGAATGATCATAACAACTATTCAGTCATCAGCAAGGAGCGAACGCTGATTCTCAGGAGTGCAGGCCCAGACGACAACGGCGTCTATTATTGCTGTGCTCGTAATACCGTTGGATCTGTTTGCAGCAACAACAACTTCACACTCAGCATCACAG ATGAGAGCTTCCCTCGCCCAGTGATTCTTCCTGAGAACCAGATTGTCAGTAAAAATGAGGAGGTCATGTTCCATTGCCAGTTCACAGCAGTGCCACCACCAACTCAAGAATGGTTGTTTGACGGGAAAATTATTTCCAATATGAGCAG GACTGTGGTCCTTTCCAACGGCTCTTTGCTGATACCTCAGGTGAAACCACGTAATATTGGGATCTACAAATGCGTTGGCCGTGGACAAAGAGGGAAGCCTGTCACTTTGGAAGCAACTCTTCAGCTGGCAG AGATTCACGACATGGTTTCACTTGAGCCCAAGACTTTCATAGACAATACAGAACAGCGTGTGATCTGCTATGCTCCTCGGGGAGTCCCTGAACCCCATATTTGGTGGGAAAAGGATGGTGTTCGGGTCCCCACTACCGGCAGAGTGCGGCAAGAAGCAGAAGAACTCATCTTTGAGGGCATTACTGAAAAGGATGCGGGGATATACACTTGCCATGCAGCAAACAAGGCTGGAGAAAAAAAGCAAGATCAGATCATCACAGTAGCCA CAAAACCAACATGGGTGATAAAGCCTAAGGATGTTCAGCTGGAAGAAGGTAAACCAGCCTATCTTCACTGTCTCAGCAAAGCTTCACTGAAGCCCAGTATCAACTGGTATCGCAATGGCATCCCAATTTCAGAG GATTCTCGTTTTGACATTGCTGAGAATGGGACACTGCGCATTAACAATGTGGATGTATATGATGGGACAACGTACAAATGTGTGAGCAGCACTCCAGCAGGGAGCATTGAAGCACAAGTTCGTGTACATGTTCTTG AGAACTTGAAATTTACCCCTCCTCCTCAGCCCCAGCGATGTGTTGAGTTTGATAAAGAGGTCACAGTATCCTgttcagccacaggcctggaACAGCCTACAATCCGGTGGATTAAAAGTG TTTTCGTAAGTTTTAAAGTGAAGCCAGATGATACCACAGTGTATCAGGGACATACAGCCATGTTCCAGTGCCAAGCTGAGGGTGACCCAGCACCACAAATCCAATGGAAAGGGAAGAATAGGATTCTTGAACCTGAGAAGTTATTACCCAG GATCCAGATTATGCCCAATGGCTCTCTGATAATATACGATGTCACCACAGAAGACTCTGGAAAGTACACCTGTATTGCTGGCAACAGTTGCAACATCAAGGATCATGACGCATTTCTCTATGTTGTAG ACAAACCCATTGCAGAGCGAGGCGATGCTCCCAACAACCACACTCCATATAAGATGATTCAGACCATAGGACTCTCAGTTGGAGCTGCGGTGGCATACATCATCATTGTGCTGGGACTCATGTTCTACtgcaagaagaggagaaaggcaaAGAGATTGAAAAAGCAGCCAGAGGGCGAGGAGCCTGAGATGGAGTGTTTGAATG GGGGCACTTTGTTGCAAAATGGGCAGACTACTGCTGAAATCCAAGAAGAGGTGGCTTTGACGAACCTTGGCAGCAGCTCGTCTGCGAGCAAGAGGCACAGCGCCAGTGATAAGATGCATTTCCCCCGCTCCAGTTTGCAGACAATCACCAATTTAG GAAAGGGTGAATTTGGAGAGGTCTTCCTGGCCAAGGCCAAAGGCATTGAAGACAGTGAGGCCGAGGTGCTTGTCCTAGTCAAGAGCCTTCAGACAAGGGATGAACAGCTGCAGCTGGACTTCAGGCGAGAGTTTGAGATGTTTGGCAAACTGAACCACAGCAACGTGGTGCGACTGCTGGGCCTGTGCCGGGAGACAGAGCCTCATTACATGATTCTGGAATATGTGGATCTG GGAGACCTGAAACAGTTCCTGAGGATTTCCAGGTCTAAAGATGAGAAACTGAAGTCTCAGCCCATCAGCACCAAACAGAAG GTATCCTTTTGCTGCCAAGTGGCACTGGGAATGGAGCATCTCTCCAACAGCAGATTTGTACATAAAGACCTGGCGGCTCGGAACTGTCTGGTCAGCGCCCAAAGGCAGGTCAAGGTGTCGAGCCTGAGCCTCAGCAAGGATGTTtacaacag TGAGTACTATCACTACCACCAAGCCTGGATCCCGCTCCGCTGGATGCCGCCTGAAGCTGTCCTGGAGGATGAGTTCTCCACCAAGTCTGACATTTGGTCCTTCGGGGTTGTCATGTGGGAAATATTCACCCTTGGAGAAATGCCATACTCCAAACTGGCAGATGAGGAGGTGCTAGCAG GTTTACAGACCGGGAAGATGAAGCTTCCCCATCCAGAGGGTTGCCCCTCCAAGATCTACAAAGTAATGCAGCGTTGTTGGGCCTCCAGCCCAAAGGACCGCCCGTCTTTCAGCGAGATCGCCAACATGCTTGGGGAAAGCCCGTCTGAAAGCAAAGCCTGA
- the PTK7 gene encoding inactive tyrosine-protein kinase 7 isoform X2, whose product MAAEMARAVRVLLILAVGARAKIIFTKEPYSQDALHGRSAILRCEVEQPSDIEFEWLQNGFPVQDTERRFKEGSSLQITSVDRQQDGGNFQCVARNVVTGEEARTTNASFNIKWIETGEVVLRSPATMEDIQSSTSVTLRCHIDGHPRPTSQWFRDGTLIVNDHNNYSVISKERTLILRSAGPDDNGVYYCCARNTVGSVCSNNNFTLSITDESFPRPVILPENQIVSKNEEVMFHCQFTAVPPPTQEWLFDGKIISNMSRTVVLSNGSLLIPQVKPRNIGIYKCVGRGQRGKPVTLEATLQLAEIHDMVSLEPKTFIDNTEQRVICYAPRGVPEPHIWWEKDGVRVPTTGRVRQEAEELIFEGITEKDAGIYTCHAANKAGEKKQDQIITVATKPTWVIKPKDVQLEEGKPAYLHCLSKASLKPSINWYRNGIPISEDSRFDIAENGTLRINNVDVYDGTTYKCVSSTPAGSIEAQVRVHVLENLKFTPPPQPQRCVEFDKEVTVSCSATGLEQPTIRWIKSDGSTLPTRVSHNGGILHFHKVTRNDAGNYTCIASNNPQGEIRAMVQLTVAVFVSFKVKPDDTTVYQGHTAMFQCQAEGDPAPQIQWKGKNRILEPEKLLPRIQIMPNGSLIIYDVTTEDSGKYTCIAGNSCNIKDHDAFLYVVDKPIAERGDAPNNHTPYKMIQTIGLSVGAAVAYIIIVLGLMFYCKKRRKAKRLKKQPEGEEPEMECLNGGTLLQNGQTTAEIQEEVALTNLGSSSSASKRHSASDKMHFPRSSLQTITNLGKGEFGEVFLAKAKGIEDSEAEVLVLVKSLQTRDEQLQLDFRREFEMFGKLNHSNVVRLLGLCRETEPHYMILEYVDLGDLKQFLRISRSKDEKLKSQPISTKQKVSFCCQVALGMEHLSNSRFVHKDLAARNCLVSAQRQVKVSSLSLSKDVYNSEYYHYHQAWIPLRWMPPEAVLEDEFSTKSDIWSFGVVMWEIFTLGEMPYSKLADEEVLAGLQTGKMKLPHPEGCPSKIYKVMQRCWASSPKDRPSFSEIANMLGESPSESKA is encoded by the exons tttcaaggaaggaagcagcctACAGATCACATCTGTTGATAGGCAGCAAGATGGTGGAAACTTCCAGTGCGTGGCCCGGAATGTAGTGACTGGAGAAGAAGCTCGCACAACAAATGCATCCTTCAATATAAAGT GGATTGAAACAGGAGAAGTTGTTTTGAGGAGCCCAGCCACAATGGAGGATATACAGAGTTCTACCTCAGTGACATTGCGCTGCCATATTGATGGGCATCCACG CCCAACAAGTCAGTGGTTTCGAGATGGCACCTTGATTGTGAATGATCATAACAACTATTCAGTCATCAGCAAGGAGCGAACGCTGATTCTCAGGAGTGCAGGCCCAGACGACAACGGCGTCTATTATTGCTGTGCTCGTAATACCGTTGGATCTGTTTGCAGCAACAACAACTTCACACTCAGCATCACAG ATGAGAGCTTCCCTCGCCCAGTGATTCTTCCTGAGAACCAGATTGTCAGTAAAAATGAGGAGGTCATGTTCCATTGCCAGTTCACAGCAGTGCCACCACCAACTCAAGAATGGTTGTTTGACGGGAAAATTATTTCCAATATGAGCAG GACTGTGGTCCTTTCCAACGGCTCTTTGCTGATACCTCAGGTGAAACCACGTAATATTGGGATCTACAAATGCGTTGGCCGTGGACAAAGAGGGAAGCCTGTCACTTTGGAAGCAACTCTTCAGCTGGCAG AGATTCACGACATGGTTTCACTTGAGCCCAAGACTTTCATAGACAATACAGAACAGCGTGTGATCTGCTATGCTCCTCGGGGAGTCCCTGAACCCCATATTTGGTGGGAAAAGGATGGTGTTCGGGTCCCCACTACCGGCAGAGTGCGGCAAGAAGCAGAAGAACTCATCTTTGAGGGCATTACTGAAAAGGATGCGGGGATATACACTTGCCATGCAGCAAACAAGGCTGGAGAAAAAAAGCAAGATCAGATCATCACAGTAGCCA CAAAACCAACATGGGTGATAAAGCCTAAGGATGTTCAGCTGGAAGAAGGTAAACCAGCCTATCTTCACTGTCTCAGCAAAGCTTCACTGAAGCCCAGTATCAACTGGTATCGCAATGGCATCCCAATTTCAGAG GATTCTCGTTTTGACATTGCTGAGAATGGGACACTGCGCATTAACAATGTGGATGTATATGATGGGACAACGTACAAATGTGTGAGCAGCACTCCAGCAGGGAGCATTGAAGCACAAGTTCGTGTACATGTTCTTG AGAACTTGAAATTTACCCCTCCTCCTCAGCCCCAGCGATGTGTTGAGTTTGATAAAGAGGTCACAGTATCCTgttcagccacaggcctggaACAGCCTACAATCCGGTGGATTAAAAGTG ATGGAAGCACCCTGCCAACACGGGTCAGTCACAATGGTGGGATCCTGCATTTTCATAAAGTGACAAGAAATGATGCTGGCAACTACACTTGCATTGCCTCCAATAACCCACAGGGAGAGATCAGAGCAATGGTTCAACTCACAGTGGCAG TTTTCGTAAGTTTTAAAGTGAAGCCAGATGATACCACAGTGTATCAGGGACATACAGCCATGTTCCAGTGCCAAGCTGAGGGTGACCCAGCACCACAAATCCAATGGAAAGGGAAGAATAGGATTCTTGAACCTGAGAAGTTATTACCCAG GATCCAGATTATGCCCAATGGCTCTCTGATAATATACGATGTCACCACAGAAGACTCTGGAAAGTACACCTGTATTGCTGGCAACAGTTGCAACATCAAGGATCATGACGCATTTCTCTATGTTGTAG ACAAACCCATTGCAGAGCGAGGCGATGCTCCCAACAACCACACTCCATATAAGATGATTCAGACCATAGGACTCTCAGTTGGAGCTGCGGTGGCATACATCATCATTGTGCTGGGACTCATGTTCTACtgcaagaagaggagaaaggcaaAGAGATTGAAAAAGCAGCCAGAGGGCGAGGAGCCTGAGATGGAGTGTTTGAATG GGGGCACTTTGTTGCAAAATGGGCAGACTACTGCTGAAATCCAAGAAGAGGTGGCTTTGACGAACCTTGGCAGCAGCTCGTCTGCGAGCAAGAGGCACAGCGCCAGTGATAAGATGCATTTCCCCCGCTCCAGTTTGCAGACAATCACCAATTTAG GAAAGGGTGAATTTGGAGAGGTCTTCCTGGCCAAGGCCAAAGGCATTGAAGACAGTGAGGCCGAGGTGCTTGTCCTAGTCAAGAGCCTTCAGACAAGGGATGAACAGCTGCAGCTGGACTTCAGGCGAGAGTTTGAGATGTTTGGCAAACTGAACCACAGCAACGTGGTGCGACTGCTGGGCCTGTGCCGGGAGACAGAGCCTCATTACATGATTCTGGAATATGTGGATCTG GGAGACCTGAAACAGTTCCTGAGGATTTCCAGGTCTAAAGATGAGAAACTGAAGTCTCAGCCCATCAGCACCAAACAGAAG GTATCCTTTTGCTGCCAAGTGGCACTGGGAATGGAGCATCTCTCCAACAGCAGATTTGTACATAAAGACCTGGCGGCTCGGAACTGTCTGGTCAGCGCCCAAAGGCAGGTCAAGGTGTCGAGCCTGAGCCTCAGCAAGGATGTTtacaacag TGAGTACTATCACTACCACCAAGCCTGGATCCCGCTCCGCTGGATGCCGCCTGAAGCTGTCCTGGAGGATGAGTTCTCCACCAAGTCTGACATTTGGTCCTTCGGGGTTGTCATGTGGGAAATATTCACCCTTGGAGAAATGCCATACTCCAAACTGGCAGATGAGGAGGTGCTAGCAG GTTTACAGACCGGGAAGATGAAGCTTCCCCATCCAGAGGGTTGCCCCTCCAAGATCTACAAAGTAATGCAGCGTTGTTGGGCCTCCAGCCCAAAGGACCGCCCGTCTTTCAGCGAGATCGCCAACATGCTTGGGGAAAGCCCGTCTGAAAGCAAAGCCTGA